The following are encoded in a window of Gossypium raimondii isolate GPD5lz chromosome 13, ASM2569854v1, whole genome shotgun sequence genomic DNA:
- the LOC105784043 gene encoding transcription factor bHLH149 — MASFTPNLEPAPDASLQFKPKKPRITLQTPSSCPSNQRTQRIKRWRTQRDQHIYSSKLFQALRRSRRTSASREVHETADRVLAGLARGTTRWSRAILTARKVTKHKKAKLPTNNRLRKPDIYRERRKTTAVERKLKVLGRLVPGCLKLSFSNLIEETSDYIAALEMQVRAMTAITEFLCGGTGGGPQPPADRLPSNVNS, encoded by the coding sequence ATGGCTTCCTTCACACCCAATCTCGAACCTGCCCCTGACGCCTCTCTTCAGTTCAAGCCCAAGAAACCCAGGATAACCCTTCAAACCCCTTCCTCTTGTCCTTCCAATCAACGCACCCAAAGAATTAAGCGATGGCGGACCCAACGAGACCAACACATCTACTCCTCCAAGCTCTTCCAGGCTCTCCGTCGTTCTCGTCGTACCTCCGCCTCCAGGGAAGTCCACGAAACGGCTGACAGGGTTCTCGCCGGCTTGGCCAGGGGCACCACGCGTTGGAGCAGAGCCATTCTCACCGCTCGCAAGGTGACCAAACATAAGAAAGCCAAGCTCCCTACTAATAACAGGTTGAGGAAGCCCGATATTTACAGAGAGAGGAGGAAAACGACGGCTGTTGAGCGGAAGTTGAAGGTTTTGGGACGTCTCGTCCCCGGTTGCCTGAAACTATCCTTCTCCAACCTTATAGAAGAAACTAGCGATTACATAGCGGCCCTAGAGATGCAAGTTCGAGCCATGACGGCTATTACCGAGTTTCTCTGCGGCGGAACTGGCGGTGGACCGCAGCCGCCGGCTGATCGCCTTCCCTCTAATGTCAACTCTTGA